The following coding sequences are from one Arthrobacter sp. 24S4-2 window:
- a CDS encoding SDR family oxidoreductase translates to MLAEGYRVVLAGRREAPLLESAAGHRQALTVPCDVTQPDDVERLFAATLQKWGRVDVLFNNAGVFGPAASVDEIAVADWDAVVAVNLTGSMLCAAAAVRAMKAQEPQGGRIINNGSVSAHSPRPRTVAYTVTKHAMTGLTKSIELDGREFGITCGQIDIGNTATDIMGTIGVDSGALQADGSHRTEPTFPVQDAARAVLLMAGMPPSASVGSVVITAAGMPFIGRG, encoded by the coding sequence ATGCTGGCCGAGGGGTACCGCGTGGTGCTGGCCGGCCGCCGTGAGGCTCCGTTGCTGGAGTCCGCGGCGGGCCACCGCCAGGCACTGACGGTGCCCTGCGATGTCACACAGCCCGACGACGTCGAGCGCCTTTTCGCTGCCACCCTCCAGAAGTGGGGGAGGGTGGACGTCCTGTTCAACAACGCCGGCGTGTTTGGCCCGGCGGCGTCGGTGGATGAGATCGCCGTGGCTGACTGGGACGCCGTGGTGGCGGTGAACCTAACCGGCTCCATGCTGTGCGCCGCCGCCGCCGTGCGGGCCATGAAGGCCCAGGAGCCGCAGGGCGGACGGATCATCAATAACGGATCCGTTTCCGCCCATTCGCCGCGGCCACGGACGGTGGCCTACACGGTCACCAAACACGCCATGACAGGCCTGACCAAGAGCATCGAGCTGGACGGCCGGGAATTTGGCATCACGTGCGGCCAGATCGACATCGGCAACACGGCCACGGACATCATGGGCACCATCGGCGTGGACTCCGGTGCCCTGCAGGCGGACGGCAGCCACAGGACGGAGCCCACGTTCCCGGTGCAGGACGCGGCCCGTGCCGTGCTCCTGATGGCAGGCATGCCGCCGTCGGCCAGCGTGGGCTCGGTGGTGATCACCGCCGCCGGCATGCCGTTCATCGGCCGGGGCTGA
- a CDS encoding aspartate/glutamate racemase family protein has product MRILVANVNTTQSMTDSIAAQARAAAAPGTEIIGLTPRFGADSCEGNFESYLAAIAVMDAVVNYPEPFDAVIQAGYGEHGREGLQELLDVPVVDITEAAASTAMFLGHKYSVVTTLDRAVPLIEDRLKLAGLDARCASVRASGMAVLELEEEPERAVEAIIEQALVAVREDKAEVIVLGCGGMAGLDEEIRKRAGVPVVDGVAAAVTIAESLVRLGLSTSKVRTYASPRPKTVVGWPITAAEVPAAP; this is encoded by the coding sequence ATGCGCATTCTTGTTGCGAACGTAAACACAACGCAGTCCATGACGGATTCCATCGCCGCCCAGGCACGGGCCGCTGCGGCACCAGGGACCGAGATCATTGGCCTCACGCCGCGGTTCGGAGCGGACTCCTGCGAAGGCAACTTCGAAAGCTACCTGGCAGCCATCGCCGTCATGGACGCCGTGGTGAACTACCCGGAGCCGTTCGACGCCGTCATCCAGGCCGGATACGGCGAGCACGGCCGGGAAGGGCTGCAGGAGCTCCTGGACGTTCCCGTCGTCGACATCACCGAGGCGGCCGCCTCCACTGCCATGTTCCTTGGCCACAAATACTCGGTGGTCACCACGCTTGACCGGGCGGTTCCGCTCATCGAGGACCGGCTGAAGCTGGCCGGTCTCGATGCCCGGTGCGCCTCGGTGCGGGCCAGCGGCATGGCTGTCCTGGAGCTGGAGGAGGAGCCGGAACGGGCCGTCGAAGCGATCATCGAACAAGCCCTGGTTGCCGTCCGTGAGGACAAAGCCGAAGTCATAGTCCTTGGCTGCGGCGGGATGGCCGGGCTGGACGAGGAGATCCGCAAGCGCGCCGGCGTCCCGGTGGTTGATGGCGTGGCCGCGGCCGTGACCATCGCGGAGTCCCTCGTGCGGCTGGGGCTGTCCACGTCCAAAGTCCGGACCTACGCCAGCCCGCGGCCCAAGACCGTCGTAGGCTGGCCAATAACGGCAGCGGAAGTGCCCGCTGCGCCGTAG